A stretch of the Deltaproteobacteria bacterium IMCC39524 genome encodes the following:
- a CDS encoding TetR family transcriptional regulator yields MSQADTKQRILDAAEHFFARDGYHATSLRSITTEAEANLAAVNYHFGSKESLLEAIIDRRLRPLNQIRHSQLEALLQKTEEAGTLPCCRDVLRTFVEPTLRLRKQGSGAENFVALVGRTLAEPQGIAMSIFMRHMEPLMLRLFQALSLSLPGLSRQVLFWRVHFVLGSLSHVMRCHERHSIVPEDVSIDMSVEEEVELFLDFAAAGMEGTQ; encoded by the coding sequence ATGAGTCAAGCCGATACCAAGCAGAGGATTCTTGACGCTGCAGAGCATTTTTTTGCCCGCGATGGCTACCATGCCACCTCCCTGCGTAGCATTACCACCGAGGCTGAAGCCAACCTGGCCGCGGTCAATTACCACTTTGGGAGTAAAGAGTCTCTACTCGAAGCTATTATCGATCGTCGACTGCGGCCCCTCAACCAGATTCGCCATAGTCAGCTCGAAGCTCTGCTGCAGAAAACAGAAGAAGCCGGAACACTCCCTTGCTGCCGTGACGTCTTGCGAACCTTCGTCGAACCAACGCTCCGTTTACGTAAGCAGGGGTCGGGCGCAGAGAATTTTGTCGCTCTTGTCGGCAGAACCCTTGCTGAACCACAGGGGATTGCCATGTCAATCTTCATGCGGCACATGGAACCGCTGATGCTCCGTTTATTCCAGGCGCTGAGTCTTTCTCTTCCCGGCCTGTCGCGACAGGTCCTCTTCTGGCGGGTTCACTTTGTGTTGGGTTCCCTGAGCCACGTGATGCGCTGTCATGAACGCCATTCCATTGTTCCAGAAGATGTCAGTATCGATATGAGTGTTGAAGAGGAAGTGGAACTGTTTCTTGATTTTGCGGCAGCAGGCATGGAGGGGACTCAATAA
- a CDS encoding efflux transporter outer membrane subunit: MNRVSALIMMLLLAGCSLHKPTEVRLSVELPQEFLEQQVTGEARPLAGQWWLAFEDEQLNQLMTELFKQNLELTQAVARLEQVEALARITRSAESPFLSGGGNVGRSSQPGLSDDLIGNNQQLSLAAGYELDLWGKLSAQSRAAELDLSASRQDMQTLYLGLSARLADLYFLAIEQRAQLALTDQSIASFAETLLRVENRYNLGLVPAVDMYQARQSLAGAQAARYLFEASLGQVEHAIAVLIGRYPESSPGGSLEQLPGAPDLFDAGIPAELISQRPDLQAALQRVEAADYRVAAAIADRFPSISLSGGYGSLRQDVTAGLIKGEFWSLLGNLAMPLVDGGRRRAEVDRKEAALREAVANYQQKVLTAFQEVEDALVNNYATEQRVERLAETAQATGATLRLSTDRYLAGLVDYLPVLTAQRTDFDVSSRLLAARRQLLAERISLARALGGDWMRDQMNSRLQIEEDKKQ, encoded by the coding sequence ATGAACCGTGTCAGTGCTCTAATCATGATGCTGCTCCTGGCTGGCTGCTCCCTGCATAAACCGACAGAAGTCAGGCTGTCAGTGGAGCTCCCGCAAGAGTTCCTCGAGCAACAAGTGACAGGTGAGGCCAGGCCGCTTGCTGGGCAGTGGTGGCTGGCTTTCGAGGATGAACAGCTCAATCAGTTAATGACAGAGCTTTTTAAACAGAACCTGGAACTGACGCAGGCGGTGGCGCGCCTCGAACAAGTTGAAGCCCTGGCACGGATCACCCGCAGTGCAGAGTCTCCGTTTCTCTCTGGCGGGGGGAATGTGGGTCGCTCAAGCCAGCCCGGCCTCTCGGATGATTTAATCGGCAACAATCAACAGCTGTCTCTGGCGGCAGGGTACGAGCTTGATCTCTGGGGCAAGCTGTCGGCGCAGAGCAGGGCTGCCGAGTTAGACCTCTCTGCCAGCCGCCAGGACATGCAGACCCTTTATCTGGGACTGTCAGCACGACTGGCTGACCTCTACTTCCTTGCCATTGAACAGCGCGCACAGTTGGCGCTGACCGACCAGTCCATTGCCTCTTTTGCAGAGACTTTGTTGCGTGTCGAAAACCGCTATAACCTGGGACTGGTTCCCGCTGTCGATATGTACCAGGCTCGTCAGAGCCTGGCCGGAGCACAGGCTGCGCGATATCTTTTTGAAGCGTCCTTGGGCCAAGTCGAGCATGCCATAGCTGTTCTGATAGGGCGATATCCTGAGAGCAGTCCCGGTGGCAGTCTTGAGCAATTACCCGGAGCCCCCGATCTTTTTGATGCCGGTATCCCTGCTGAGCTGATCAGTCAGCGGCCTGACCTGCAGGCGGCTTTGCAGCGTGTTGAAGCCGCTGATTACCGCGTAGCTGCGGCTATTGCCGATCGCTTCCCGTCGATCAGCCTTTCTGGCGGCTATGGTTCTCTGCGTCAGGATGTGACTGCAGGGCTGATCAAAGGCGAGTTCTGGAGCCTGCTTGGCAACCTGGCCATGCCACTCGTTGATGGTGGCCGACGACGTGCCGAGGTCGACAGAAAAGAGGCGGCCTTGCGGGAAGCCGTTGCGAATTATCAGCAAAAAGTTTTGACCGCTTTTCAGGAAGTCGAAGACGCTTTGGTCAATAACTATGCAACGGAACAACGCGTCGAACGGCTTGCTGAAACCGCACAGGCAACCGGAGCAACCTTGAGGTTGTCAACGGACCGTTATCTCGCCGGCCTGGTGGACTATCTCCCTGTATTGACAGCCCAGCGTACTGACTTTGATGTCAGCAGTCGACTGCTTGCTGCGCGGCGCCAATTGCTTGCTGAGCGAATCAGTCTGGCAAGAGCGCTGGGTGGCGACTGGATGAGGGACCAAATGAATTCACGTTTGCAGATTGAAGAGGATAAGAAACAATGA
- a CDS encoding efflux RND transporter periplasmic adaptor subunit, whose amino-acid sequence MKMKRALLPFLVIVIALVLTFVLVKSRKTPKPHETPHLGPLVEIGVLTKANRQILVSGTGSAQSRYEVSITPQVKGRVSELSPQMVAGGTFQKDELLFAIEDLDYQLAIAHAQATLAQAELELLRNENLADLARKEWHSLNSESDLEPNPLVVYEPQLKSARALRDAAQANVKQAELNLQRTRIYAPFDCYVRSEQLEIGQFLIAGAPVATVAGIDQIEIVVPVSLDEIVWLQVPRKGTKQRGSLAKVELQSGGRTFHWQGELTRSLGEIDPRNRMARVVVTVNDPFTEDTEKANLLNDLLPGMFVNVQLLGEELPDVISVPRGALHDNDTIWVIDDENRLHIREVDILRRERDEVLIRSGLDANEKIVLTNLSGAAEGMLLRPKMRETN is encoded by the coding sequence ATGAAGATGAAGCGAGCTCTACTACCTTTCCTGGTGATCGTGATTGCCCTGGTGTTGACCTTCGTTCTGGTCAAGTCGCGCAAGACTCCCAAGCCTCATGAGACGCCTCATCTCGGGCCTCTGGTTGAAATTGGAGTGCTGACTAAAGCCAACCGCCAGATCCTGGTCAGCGGCACCGGCAGTGCCCAGTCGCGCTATGAAGTCAGTATTACGCCACAGGTTAAAGGTCGGGTCAGCGAGCTTTCACCGCAGATGGTTGCTGGCGGAACCTTTCAAAAAGATGAATTGCTGTTCGCCATCGAAGACCTTGACTACCAGCTGGCGATCGCTCACGCACAAGCCACTCTGGCCCAGGCAGAGTTGGAACTCTTGCGCAACGAGAACCTGGCTGACCTGGCCCGGAAGGAATGGCATTCACTGAACAGTGAGAGCGATTTAGAGCCAAACCCCTTGGTTGTCTATGAACCCCAGTTGAAAAGTGCCCGGGCTCTGCGCGATGCCGCTCAGGCGAATGTCAAACAGGCCGAACTTAATCTGCAGCGGACCAGGATCTATGCTCCCTTTGATTGTTACGTGCGCAGCGAGCAGCTCGAGATAGGGCAGTTTCTCATTGCGGGAGCACCGGTGGCGACTGTGGCAGGGATAGACCAGATAGAAATTGTTGTGCCGGTTTCTCTCGATGAAATTGTCTGGTTACAAGTGCCGCGCAAAGGAACAAAGCAGAGAGGCTCTCTCGCGAAGGTTGAGTTGCAATCAGGTGGCAGGACATTCCACTGGCAGGGAGAGCTTACCCGATCATTGGGAGAAATTGACCCGCGCAACCGGATGGCGCGCGTCGTCGTCACTGTGAATGATCCTTTCACCGAGGATACAGAGAAAGCGAATCTACTGAATGATCTTCTGCCGGGCATGTTCGTTAATGTGCAACTTTTGGGAGAGGAGCTCCCTGATGTCATTTCCGTGCCGCGCGGTGCCCTACACGATAACGACACCATATGGGTGATTGATGACGAAAATCGGTTGCATATCCGTGAGGTTGATATCCTGCGTCGGGAACGTGATGAAGTTTTGATTCGTTCCGGATTGGATGCGAATGAAAAGATCGTTCTGACCAACCTTTCCGGAGCCGCTGAAGGGATGCTGCTGAGACCGAAAATGCGGGAGACCAACTAA
- a CDS encoding efflux RND transporter permease subunit, with product MNGAIRWMAENHVAANLLMLVLIVGGVIMGFSIKQEVFPDITLDRIQVSVAYPGAGPEEVEEGVIFKVEENLTGVDGIKQVKSVAAEGYGSVIAEVTTDADIDLVLQDIKSEVDRITTFPKDAEQPVVSKILNRREVISVVVFGALPERSLRELAEQVRDELLLEPGITQVDLSGVRPYEISIEISEDNLRRYGLTFDQVAQRVRQASLDLPGGTIKADSGEVLIRTKERRYVGHEYARIVVLTTVDGTEVSLGDIATIQDGFEETDQFGLFDGQPAAMVKVYRVGDQKPTEISDTVKKFVEAKRRQLPESVDLATWNDNSELFKSRKDLLIRNALIGLVLVFVTLGLFLEIRLALWVMLGIPISFCGALLFMPAIDVSINMISLFAFIMALGIVVDDAIVVGENIYEHRQSGKTYLQAAVDGTIEVAQPVIFAILTSVTAFLPLLFTTGIMGKFIMVIPAIVITILLVSLVEGLFILPAHLAFGKPRQDTGGFLGWLDKNRKRFGQALQKFIEGPYRKTLALCLEYRYTTIAAACAVLLMAGVGLVGGGIVKFRFMPEVDGDVIQVALELAPGSSVELTTRIQEQIVNAGMDVIADYDKDRPASDSVMRHVYASVGSATTDRGPGGASSSAGGNLATISMFLTPSERRGVPATEISNRWRERVGEIASVEKLTFVSNLIHLGANIDIQLAHEDFTVLDEAAERLKELIATYPGTGDITDNYTLGKREVKVRLKAEARTLGITEENLGRQLRGAFYGSEALRLQRGRNEVKVLVRYPEESRRRFWDLETMRIRVPNGGEIPLDRAATLVESRGFSKINRSDRKRVINVTATVDSHTANAEEVVAAIKATDLPKLMADYPGLSYDMEGEDKNRRESMESMFKGFKLVLIVIFALLAIPFRSYSQPLLIMVAIPFGIVGAILGHFIMGYDLSILSMFGIVALTGVVVNDSLLLIDYINRVRRKGTSLMDAVMEAGQRRFRPILLTSLTTFFGLMPMILETSVQAQFLVPMAISLAFGILFATGITLLLIPSLYLALEDVRQIFGLKHFHADHSSGSKG from the coding sequence ATGAACGGGGCTATTCGCTGGATGGCGGAGAATCACGTTGCTGCCAATCTGTTGATGCTGGTGCTGATCGTTGGCGGCGTGATCATGGGCTTCAGCATCAAACAGGAAGTCTTCCCGGATATCACCCTTGATCGGATTCAGGTTAGCGTGGCTTATCCTGGCGCTGGTCCGGAAGAGGTCGAAGAGGGTGTCATCTTCAAGGTCGAGGAAAACCTGACCGGGGTTGACGGTATCAAACAGGTTAAATCCGTTGCGGCTGAAGGTTACGGGAGTGTTATTGCGGAAGTTACAACTGACGCTGACATAGATCTGGTCCTGCAAGATATTAAGAGCGAGGTGGATCGTATTACCACCTTTCCGAAGGATGCGGAACAACCGGTGGTCAGTAAAATTCTCAACCGCCGTGAAGTCATCTCCGTGGTTGTCTTCGGTGCTCTGCCGGAGCGCAGCTTACGCGAGTTGGCAGAGCAGGTTCGAGACGAACTGCTACTGGAACCCGGCATCACCCAGGTCGATTTGAGTGGTGTGCGACCCTACGAAATTTCCATTGAGATCAGCGAGGATAACCTGCGCCGCTACGGCTTAACCTTTGATCAGGTGGCGCAAAGGGTTCGTCAGGCGTCTCTCGATCTTCCCGGTGGAACCATCAAGGCCGACTCGGGCGAAGTCCTTATCCGGACCAAGGAGCGCCGCTATGTGGGGCATGAGTACGCCCGTATCGTTGTTTTAACAACGGTCGATGGTACAGAAGTCAGCCTCGGTGACATTGCAACCATTCAGGATGGGTTCGAGGAGACCGATCAGTTCGGGCTCTTTGATGGCCAACCTGCAGCCATGGTCAAGGTTTATCGGGTCGGTGATCAGAAGCCCACGGAAATATCCGATACGGTCAAAAAGTTTGTCGAGGCGAAGCGCAGGCAACTTCCCGAATCGGTCGACCTTGCGACCTGGAACGATAATTCTGAGCTTTTCAAAAGCCGCAAAGACCTGCTGATCAGGAATGCTTTGATCGGTCTGGTCCTGGTGTTTGTTACCCTCGGCCTGTTCCTTGAGATTCGTCTGGCACTCTGGGTCATGCTTGGCATCCCCATCTCTTTCTGCGGCGCCCTGCTCTTTATGCCCGCCATCGACGTATCGATTAACATGATCTCGCTCTTCGCATTTATCATGGCGCTCGGCATCGTGGTCGATGATGCCATTGTCGTCGGAGAAAACATTTACGAGCATCGACAGTCCGGCAAAACTTATCTGCAGGCGGCCGTTGATGGCACGATCGAGGTTGCTCAGCCGGTTATCTTTGCCATTCTAACTTCGGTGACAGCCTTTTTGCCCCTGCTCTTCACGACCGGCATCATGGGCAAATTCATCATGGTCATTCCGGCGATCGTTATTACGATTCTGCTGGTCTCTCTTGTCGAAGGTCTATTCATTTTGCCAGCGCACCTGGCGTTTGGCAAACCTCGTCAGGACACGGGTGGTTTCCTGGGCTGGCTGGATAAAAACCGCAAACGGTTTGGTCAGGCACTGCAGAAATTCATCGAGGGCCCCTATCGGAAGACTCTCGCGCTTTGTCTGGAATACCGCTACACGACGATTGCCGCTGCCTGTGCGGTTTTGCTGATGGCCGGGGTCGGTCTGGTCGGTGGTGGTATTGTCAAGTTCCGCTTTATGCCCGAGGTCGATGGTGATGTTATTCAGGTTGCTCTTGAGTTGGCACCGGGGAGTTCTGTGGAATTGACAACCCGGATTCAGGAGCAGATCGTTAATGCCGGCATGGACGTGATTGCCGACTACGATAAGGATCGCCCGGCGTCTGATTCAGTGATGCGTCACGTCTATGCGTCGGTTGGTTCAGCGACAACGGACAGGGGCCCTGGCGGCGCAAGTTCCAGTGCCGGTGGGAACTTGGCCACGATTTCCATGTTTCTGACTCCGAGTGAGCGGCGGGGAGTGCCGGCTACGGAAATCTCAAATCGCTGGCGCGAACGGGTGGGAGAGATCGCCTCGGTTGAAAAGCTGACGTTTGTTTCGAACTTGATTCATCTCGGTGCCAATATCGATATTCAACTGGCTCATGAGGACTTTACCGTTTTGGATGAGGCGGCCGAACGTCTCAAAGAACTCATTGCTACATATCCCGGGACGGGAGATATCACAGACAATTACACTCTGGGCAAACGGGAGGTGAAAGTTCGCCTGAAGGCAGAAGCCCGCACCCTCGGGATTACGGAAGAGAACCTTGGTCGACAGTTGCGTGGTGCTTTTTATGGTTCTGAGGCTTTGCGATTACAGCGTGGTCGCAATGAAGTCAAGGTTCTGGTTCGCTACCCGGAAGAGAGCCGGAGGCGGTTCTGGGATCTGGAAACCATGCGCATCCGGGTGCCGAATGGTGGCGAGATCCCTCTGGATCGGGCGGCGACCCTGGTTGAGAGTCGCGGTTTCAGCAAAATCAACCGCAGCGATCGGAAGCGCGTGATCAATGTTACGGCGACAGTCGACAGCCATACTGCCAACGCCGAAGAGGTTGTCGCTGCAATTAAAGCAACTGACTTGCCGAAATTGATGGCCGACTACCCCGGGTTGAGCTACGACATGGAAGGTGAAGACAAGAACCGTAGAGAGTCGATGGAGAGTATGTTCAAAGGTTTTAAACTGGTGTTGATTGTCATCTTTGCTTTGCTTGCGATTCCTTTTCGCAGCTACTCTCAGCCGCTGCTGATTATGGTTGCGATTCCGTTCGGGATTGTCGGCGCGATTCTTGGGCATTTTATTATGGGCTACGACCTGAGTATCCTGAGCATGTTTGGCATCGTTGCCCTGACCGGCGTGGTGGTCAATGATTCATTGCTGTTGATTGACTACATCAACCGTGTTCGCCGTAAGGGGACGTCTTTGATGGATGCGGTTATGGAGGCAGGGCAAAGACGTTTCCGACCGATTTTACTGACCTCTCTGACGACATTTTTCGGTCTCATGCCGATGATTCTGGAAACCAGTGTCCAGGCCCAGTTCCTGGTTCCTATGGCGATCAGCCTGGCCTTCGGAATCCTCTTTGCGACGGGGATCACCCTTTTGTTGATTCCTTCTCTTTATCTGGCACTGGAAGATGTCCGTCAAATCTTCGGTTTGAAGCACTTTCATGCCGATCACAGTTCTGGTTCAAAAGGCTAG
- the ttcA gene encoding tRNA 2-thiocytidine(32) synthetase TtcA → MLLNNSHFRKVKRLTGQAVGDFNLIEDGDRIAVAVSGGKDSYALLHILTQLQRRAPINYELIAVNVDAGFPGYRKGVLEDYLLECGFQVHMESTNCTEIIEEKRRPGSSYCAFCARLRRGVLYSVADRLGCNKIALGHHLDDFIETLLLNQFYVGKLAAMSPKLLADNKRHTVIRPLVYVEESDIIKLARQNEFPVIDCGCPVMGQEDQKRQRMKQLLTELADENPYLKRSMIRALSNVQPRHLLDRELARLMALDEQES, encoded by the coding sequence GTGCTACTCAATAATAGCCACTTTCGCAAAGTCAAAAGACTCACCGGCCAGGCGGTTGGCGATTTCAACCTGATTGAAGATGGCGACCGTATTGCCGTTGCTGTTTCCGGTGGTAAAGATTCTTACGCTCTGTTGCATATCCTCACGCAACTACAACGCCGTGCCCCGATTAATTACGAGTTGATCGCAGTGAATGTGGATGCCGGCTTTCCTGGTTATCGCAAAGGTGTTCTGGAAGATTATCTGCTGGAATGTGGTTTCCAAGTGCATATGGAAAGCACGAACTGCACAGAGATTATTGAAGAAAAAAGACGCCCCGGTTCTTCCTACTGTGCTTTCTGTGCGCGCCTTCGTCGCGGTGTTCTCTATTCCGTGGCCGACCGGCTCGGGTGCAACAAGATTGCCCTCGGTCATCATCTTGATGATTTTATCGAGACCCTGCTGCTCAATCAGTTTTATGTTGGTAAACTTGCTGCCATGAGTCCGAAACTTCTGGCAGACAATAAACGTCATACGGTGATTCGTCCTCTGGTTTATGTGGAAGAATCCGATATAATCAAGTTAGCTCGCCAGAACGAATTTCCTGTCATTGACTGCGGCTGTCCCGTGATGGGACAAGAAGACCAGAAAAGACAGCGTATGAAGCAACTTCTGACTGAGCTTGCAGACGAAAATCCTTATCTCAAAAGAAGCATGATTCGTGCTCTAAGCAATGTACAGCCGAGACACTTGCTGGATCGTGAGCTGGCCAGACTGATGGCGTTGGATGAGCAGGAGAGTTGA